From Deferrisoma camini S3R1, the proteins below share one genomic window:
- the rpsB gene encoding 30S ribosomal protein S2, translated as MATVTMRDMLEAGVHFGHQTHRWNPKMKRFIFTERNGIHIIDLSQTVRLFRRAYEFARETAAQGGRFLFVGTKRQAVDIVREEANRCGEFYVTHRWLGGTLTNFQTIRRSIERLKEMERMLSDGTVDLMTKKEGLRIRREAAKLERSLGGIKEMKSLPSVVFIVDPAREDIAVREANRLGIPIIAILDTNCDPDLIDYPIPGNDDALRSIKLFTSRIADAVIEGKAQRQEYVEAEMAAAGGDEKAEPAQSDEYLEVEEVEIDVD; from the coding sequence ATGGCAACCGTGACGATGCGCGACATGCTGGAGGCCGGGGTCCATTTCGGCCACCAGACCCACCGGTGGAACCCGAAGATGAAGCGGTTCATCTTCACCGAGCGCAACGGGATCCACATCATCGACCTGAGCCAGACGGTGCGCCTGTTCCGCCGGGCCTACGAGTTCGCCCGGGAGACCGCGGCCCAGGGCGGCCGGTTCCTGTTCGTAGGCACCAAGCGCCAGGCCGTGGACATCGTGCGCGAAGAGGCCAACCGGTGCGGGGAGTTCTACGTGACCCACCGCTGGCTGGGCGGCACCCTGACCAACTTCCAGACCATCCGGCGCAGCATCGAGCGGCTGAAAGAGATGGAGCGGATGCTCAGCGACGGCACCGTGGATCTGATGACCAAGAAGGAGGGGCTGCGGATCCGGCGCGAGGCCGCCAAGCTCGAGCGCAGCCTCGGGGGCATCAAGGAGATGAAGAGCCTGCCGTCCGTGGTGTTCATCGTGGACCCGGCCCGCGAGGACATCGCGGTGCGCGAGGCGAACCGGCTGGGCATCCCGATCATCGCCATCCTCGACACCAACTGCGACCCGGATCTGATCGACTACCCGATCCCGGGCAACGACGACGCCCTGCGGTCGATCAAGCTGTTCACCTCGCGGATCGCCGACGCGGTGATCGAGGGCAAGGCCCAGCGCCAGGAGTACGTGGAGGCCGAGATGGCGGCGGCCGGGGGCGACGAGAAGGCCGAGCCGGCCCAGTCGGACGAGTACCTCGAGGTGGAAGAGGTCGAGATCGACGTGGACTGA
- a CDS encoding P-II family nitrogen regulator, with translation MKMIQAIVNTDRLDELRDRLFEIGAPGLTVDSVMGIGKPLGQMRYSDSRGFVPKFFAKSRVQIVAEDDRVDEIVEAVRTVCHTGQIGDGKIFVLPVDEVVRIRTNERGSRALY, from the coding sequence ATGAAGATGATCCAGGCCATCGTGAACACCGACCGGCTCGACGAGCTGCGGGACCGGCTGTTCGAGATCGGGGCCCCCGGCCTCACGGTCGACAGCGTGATGGGCATCGGCAAGCCCCTGGGCCAGATGCGCTACTCCGACAGCCGGGGGTTCGTGCCCAAGTTCTTCGCCAAGAGCCGGGTCCAGATCGTGGCCGAGGACGACCGGGTGGACGAGATCGTGGAGGCCGTGCGCACCGTGTGTCACACCGGCCAGATCGGCGACGGCAAGATCTTCGTGCTGCCGGTGGACGAGGTGGTCCGGATCCGCACCAACGAGCGGGGCAGCAGGGCGCTGTACTGA
- a CDS encoding OmpA family protein — MTREDGTTTARRGRIPLAAALGMLVLAGCGVGRDEYLRAVDQAQTLKARLGSAEQELAAERARAEDLGGELQACEDRSAKLVEERKTLEARLAEAEAAAAEWQGRAKDREADLDVCARARREAEARAKDLSERLEARQRAARAERMDLQARLEECRTEKADLKARLDLVEAERRRAEQEKREKLDEVSRTYEGLLKGMEKEVDAGRVVIEQLKGKLSVKVLDEILFDSGSARIKPEGREVLRRLGEVLKAQTDKAIVIEGHTDNVPIAGALAERFPSNWELSTARATSVVRFLQDEVGVEPERLSAVGFGPYRPVASNDTPEGRARNRRIEIKLVPLEAPLFSPPQPQGERAAEVEGE; from the coding sequence GTGACGAGGGAAGACGGGACGACGACGGCACGCCGCGGCCGGATCCCCCTGGCCGCGGCGCTGGGGATGCTGGTCCTGGCCGGATGCGGGGTGGGGCGGGACGAGTACCTCCGGGCCGTGGACCAGGCCCAGACCCTGAAGGCCCGGCTCGGCTCGGCCGAGCAGGAGCTGGCGGCCGAGAGGGCCCGGGCCGAGGACCTGGGGGGGGAGCTCCAGGCCTGCGAGGACCGGTCGGCGAAGCTCGTGGAAGAGCGCAAGACCCTGGAGGCCCGGCTGGCCGAGGCCGAGGCGGCGGCGGCCGAGTGGCAGGGCCGGGCCAAGGACCGCGAGGCAGACCTGGACGTGTGCGCCCGGGCCCGGCGGGAGGCCGAGGCCCGGGCCAAGGACCTGAGCGAGCGGCTGGAGGCCCGGCAGCGGGCCGCCCGGGCCGAGCGGATGGACCTGCAGGCCCGCCTGGAGGAGTGCCGGACCGAGAAGGCGGACCTGAAGGCCCGGCTGGACCTGGTGGAGGCGGAGCGCCGCAGGGCGGAGCAGGAGAAGCGGGAGAAGCTCGACGAGGTGTCCCGGACCTACGAGGGCCTGCTCAAGGGCATGGAGAAGGAGGTGGACGCGGGCCGGGTGGTGATCGAGCAGCTCAAGGGCAAGCTCTCGGTCAAGGTGCTCGACGAGATCCTGTTTGACTCGGGGAGCGCCCGGATCAAGCCCGAGGGCCGGGAGGTCCTGCGGCGGCTGGGCGAGGTGCTCAAGGCCCAGACGGACAAGGCCATCGTGATCGAGGGGCACACCGACAACGTGCCGATCGCCGGGGCCCTGGCGGAGCGGTTCCCCTCCAACTGGGAGCTCTCGACGGCCCGGGCCACCAGCGTGGTGCGGTTCCTCCAGGACGAGGTGGGGGTGGAGCCCGAGCGGCTCTCGGCCGTGGGGTTCGGCCCCTACCGGCCGGTGGCCTCCAACGACACCCCCGAGGGCCGGGCCCGGAACCGCCGGATCGAGATCAAGCTGGTGCCCCTGGAGGCCCCGTTGTTCTCACCGCCCCAGCCCCAGGGCGAAAGGGCTGCAGAGGTCGAGGGCGAGTGA
- a CDS encoding sensor histidine kinase yields MFRTSLSVKINLAIVAVLGLVLGGATWFNLMAQDRQAVENTKSQARILSKTLTNIIRIDMEGRCQKDVMKVIRMMGQFQDIETIRIFNADGIIMHSAQPGEIGKEVDELVYNVFTSPDRSKPFRSEERGHRSFCMVEVMYNEPRCHTCHDPNKEIVGVLEVCLSMAKTGEHIRQNARFMVGSTVVTVLLVTGAISFLLHRMVNRPVRELAETMKEVERGNLEVRTRVRGRDELGRLARSFNSMIARLDEASREVERLHREQMMRAERLASIGEMAASVAHEIKNPLAGLAGATQVLAQGFEPDDPRMPVVQEMLKLIDRLDKTIRDLLSFARESVPNWQRANPNDVVEESLFFVEREEGGTRDQVELVLDPEMPEITMDPQQIQQVLLNLILNARHAVGGRGRIEVCTSARPTLEGEGAPEGPDWVEVLVRDDGPGIPPEKLSEIFKPFYTTKNQGTGLGLPICRKIVEAHGGRIHVRSQVGAGSEFYVWLPRTQGEET; encoded by the coding sequence GCCGTCGAGAACACCAAGAGCCAGGCGCGGATCCTGTCAAAGACCCTGACCAACATCATCCGGATCGACATGGAGGGGCGGTGCCAGAAGGACGTGATGAAGGTCATCCGGATGATGGGCCAGTTCCAGGACATCGAGACGATCCGGATCTTCAACGCGGACGGCATCATCATGCACTCGGCCCAGCCGGGGGAGATCGGCAAGGAGGTGGACGAGCTCGTCTACAACGTGTTCACCAGCCCCGACCGGTCCAAGCCGTTCCGCAGCGAGGAGCGGGGCCACCGCAGCTTCTGCATGGTCGAGGTGATGTACAACGAGCCCCGGTGCCACACCTGCCACGACCCCAACAAGGAGATCGTGGGGGTGCTGGAGGTGTGCCTCAGCATGGCCAAGACCGGCGAGCACATCCGGCAGAACGCGCGGTTCATGGTCGGCTCCACCGTGGTCACGGTGCTCCTCGTCACCGGAGCCATCAGCTTCCTGCTCCACCGCATGGTGAACCGGCCGGTGCGGGAGCTGGCCGAGACCATGAAGGAGGTGGAGCGGGGGAACCTGGAGGTGCGCACCCGGGTGCGGGGCAGGGACGAGCTGGGCCGGCTCGCCCGGAGCTTCAACTCGATGATCGCCCGCCTGGACGAGGCCAGCCGCGAGGTGGAGCGGCTCCACCGGGAGCAGATGATGCGGGCCGAGCGGCTGGCGTCGATCGGCGAGATGGCGGCCAGCGTGGCCCACGAGATCAAGAACCCCCTGGCCGGCCTGGCCGGCGCGACCCAGGTCCTGGCCCAGGGGTTCGAGCCGGACGACCCGCGAATGCCGGTGGTCCAGGAGATGCTCAAGCTGATCGACCGCCTGGACAAGACGATCCGCGACCTCCTGAGCTTCGCCCGGGAGTCGGTGCCCAACTGGCAGCGAGCCAACCCGAACGACGTGGTGGAGGAGTCGCTGTTCTTCGTGGAGCGCGAAGAGGGGGGCACCCGGGATCAGGTGGAGCTGGTGCTCGACCCCGAGATGCCCGAGATCACCATGGACCCCCAGCAGATCCAGCAGGTGCTCCTGAACCTCATCCTGAACGCCCGGCACGCCGTGGGCGGTCGGGGCCGGATCGAGGTGTGCACGAGCGCCCGGCCCACCCTGGAGGGGGAGGGCGCCCCCGAGGGCCCAGACTGGGTCGAGGTGCTGGTCCGGGACGACGGGCCGGGGATCCCGCCGGAGAAGCTCTCGGAGATCTTCAAGCCGTTCTACACCACCAAGAACCAGGGCACGGGCCTGGGGCTGCCCATCTGCCGGAAGATCGTGGAGGCGCACGGAGGCCGGATCCACGTGAGGAGCCAGGTGGGGGCGGGATCGGAGTTCTACGTGTGGCTTCCCCGCACCCAAGGGGAAGAGACGTGA